In Halorhabdus rudnickae, the following proteins share a genomic window:
- a CDS encoding 2-oxoacid:ferredoxin oxidoreductase subunit beta, whose amino-acid sequence MSSETHFTEFKSDKQPTWCPGCGDFGTMNGMMKALAETGNDPDNTFVVAGIGCSGKIGTYMHSYALHGVHGRALPVGTGVKLANPDLEVMVAGGDGDGYSIGVGHFIHAVRRNIDITYVVMDNRIYGLTKGQASPTSQQGFETATSPDGTVEPPVNPQALALAAGGTFIAQSFSSDSQRHTQLVKQAIEHDGFGFVNVFSPCVTFNDVDTYDYFRDAIVDLEETDHDPGNYQAARDKIMDPSTEHIGVLYENEASVPYSEREGIDENMADIPDGAPERADRLVREFY is encoded by the coding sequence ATGAGTTCTGAGACACACTTCACGGAGTTCAAATCCGACAAGCAACCGACGTGGTGTCCCGGCTGCGGTGACTTCGGGACGATGAACGGCATGATGAAAGCCCTCGCCGAGACGGGCAACGACCCGGACAACACGTTCGTCGTCGCCGGGATCGGCTGTTCGGGCAAGATCGGGACGTACATGCACAGCTACGCGCTGCACGGCGTTCACGGTCGGGCGCTCCCGGTCGGGACGGGTGTGAAACTCGCCAATCCCGACCTGGAAGTGATGGTCGCTGGCGGGGACGGCGACGGCTACTCGATCGGCGTCGGGCACTTCATCCACGCCGTGCGGCGGAACATCGACATCACCTACGTCGTGATGGACAACCGGATTTACGGCCTGACGAAGGGGCAGGCCTCCCCGACCTCGCAGCAGGGCTTTGAGACCGCCACCTCGCCGGACGGCACGGTCGAGCCGCCGGTCAACCCACAGGCACTCGCGCTGGCCGCCGGCGGGACCTTCATCGCCCAGTCGTTCTCCTCGGACTCCCAACGGCACACCCAGCTCGTCAAGCAAGCCATCGAGCACGACGGGTTCGGGTTCGTGAACGTGTTCTCGCCCTGCGTGACGTTCAACGACGTCGACACCTACGACTACTTCCGGGATGCGATCGTCGACCTCGAGGAGACCGACCACGACCCCGGCAACTACCAGGCCGCCCGCGACAAGATCATGGACCCAAGTACCGAGCACATCGGCGTGCTCTACGAGAACGAGGCCAGCGTTCCCTACAGCGAGCGCGAGGGGATCGACGAGAACATGGCCGACATTCCCGATGGCGCACCCGAACGGGCCGATCGGCTGGTGCGAGAGTTCTACTGA
- a CDS encoding 2-oxoacid:acceptor oxidoreductase subunit alpha encodes MENDLNWAIGGEAGDGIDSTGKIFARALSRAGRHVFTSKDFASRIRGGYTAYKVRTSVDRVESVVDRLDVLIALTERTIDENLDELREGSVIIYDGEQTTMQDIEVPDGTIGLEVPLNSLAEEAGGAIMRNVVALGAASEVTGFPVEYLDEALVKRFGEKGEAIVANNREAARLGRDYVHEETDCGGQFSLETTDADYVLLNGDEAIGMAALAAGCRFYAGYPITPATDIMEYLTGRIEDFGGAVVQAEDELSAINMALGAARAGARAMTGTSGPGIDLMSETFGLVATSETPLVIANVMRSGPSTGMPTKQEQGDLNAMLYGGHGEIPRFVLAPTTIGECFDRTIEAFNLAEKYQLPVYLTADLSLAVSEQTYPPERFDMDSVEIDRGNVVDPDEVEEWLDEKGRFRAHAATDDGISPRALPGTPEAAHMTTGLEHDELGRRTEEEDIRVEQVQKRQRKVETAREREDFGYREFGDSEAETLVLSWGSNEGAMREALGMLDERGVDVRFLSVPYIYPRPDLTAEVEDSEDVIVVECNATGQFADLIEHDTLTRVQRVTKYTGVRFKADELADEIESAIAGEAPPQEVQR; translated from the coding sequence ATGGAAAACGATCTCAATTGGGCGATCGGCGGAGAGGCCGGCGACGGGATCGATTCGACGGGCAAGATCTTCGCCCGGGCACTCTCACGGGCCGGTCGCCACGTTTTCACCTCCAAGGACTTCGCCTCGCGCATCCGGGGCGGGTACACGGCCTACAAGGTCCGAACCTCGGTCGACCGGGTCGAAAGTGTCGTCGATCGGCTCGACGTGCTGATCGCACTGACCGAGCGGACCATCGACGAGAACCTGGATGAACTCCGAGAGGGAAGCGTCATCATTTACGACGGCGAGCAGACGACGATGCAAGACATCGAAGTGCCCGACGGGACCATCGGCCTCGAAGTCCCGCTGAACAGCCTCGCCGAGGAGGCCGGCGGGGCGATCATGCGCAACGTCGTCGCGTTGGGGGCCGCGAGTGAAGTCACCGGTTTCCCCGTCGAATACCTCGATGAGGCACTGGTCAAACGCTTCGGCGAGAAGGGCGAGGCCATCGTCGCAAACAATCGCGAGGCGGCCCGCCTGGGCCGGGATTACGTCCACGAGGAGACCGACTGCGGCGGCCAGTTCAGCCTAGAGACCACTGACGCCGACTACGTCCTGCTCAACGGCGACGAGGCCATCGGTATGGCTGCCCTCGCAGCCGGTTGTCGCTTCTACGCGGGATATCCGATCACGCCCGCGACGGACATCATGGAGTACCTCACCGGCCGGATCGAGGACTTCGGCGGCGCGGTCGTCCAGGCCGAAGACGAGCTGTCTGCGATCAACATGGCACTGGGCGCAGCCCGAGCCGGCGCGCGGGCGATGACCGGCACGTCCGGGCCGGGGATCGATCTGATGAGCGAGACGTTCGGTCTCGTCGCCACCAGCGAGACACCCCTCGTGATCGCCAACGTGATGCGCTCGGGGCCATCGACGGGTATGCCAACGAAACAGGAGCAAGGGGATCTGAACGCGATGCTCTATGGCGGGCACGGCGAAATCCCGCGGTTCGTCCTCGCACCGACGACGATCGGGGAGTGTTTCGACCGGACCATCGAGGCGTTCAACCTCGCCGAGAAGTATCAGCTTCCGGTATACCTCACAGCGGACCTCTCGCTTGCGGTCTCCGAACAGACCTACCCGCCCGAGCGCTTCGACATGGACAGTGTCGAGATCGACCGCGGGAACGTCGTCGATCCCGACGAAGTCGAGGAGTGGCTCGACGAGAAGGGGCGCTTCCGGGCGCACGCGGCAACCGATGACGGGATCAGCCCGCGAGCGCTCCCGGGGACGCCCGAGGCAGCACACATGACGACCGGCCTCGAACACGACGAACTCGGTCGCCGGACCGAAGAAGAAGACATCCGCGTCGAACAGGTACAGAAACGCCAGCGGAAAGTCGAGACCGCTCGCGAACGAGAAGACTTCGGCTACCGGGAATTCGGCGATTCCGAAGCCGAAACGCTCGTGCTTTCCTGGGGGTCGAACGAAGGTGCGATGCGCGAGGCCCTGGGGATGCTCGATGAGCGGGGCGTCGACGTTCGATTCCTCTCGGTGCCGTATATCTACCCGCGACCCGACCTGACCGCGGAAGTCGAAGACAGCGAGGACGTCATCGTCGTCGAGTGTAACGCGACGGGGCAGTTCGCGGACTTGATCGAGCACGACACGCTGACGCGCGTCCAGCGCGTCACGAAGTATACGGGCGTCCGGTTCAAGGCCGACGAACTCGCCGACGAGATCGAATCGGCGATCGCTGGCGAGGCTCCGCCACAGGAGGTCCAACGATGA